GGCAGCACCGCCCATCGCCCCCCCCGCAGCTTCAatggtggggagggggtggctTTGGAGGGCCAGGACACCTGCCGTGTCCCCTGCAATGGCTGCAGCGCTGGGCTGGGGGTCTCGAGGGGGGCATGAGCATGGCagcggggggctggagggggggaCGACATGTGGGGTGGCCCGGTGGCCACTGGTCCCCGCGTGGGGACACTCGGCTCCAGCGCAGAGTCAAGGCTGTTCCAGCCCAAATTGGGGGTCCGGGGGCTGCCGCCAGCTTTGGGAGTGTCCCCCCGCCTCAGCATGGCCGggttggggacagggacggggacagggacgcTCTGGCTGCTCTGCTCATTGCTGCTGCTCGCCCGGCCGCTGCTTGGCTGCTCCGCACCCCTTGcccgcccccccgcgccccccggaCCCCCGGCCCGGGTTCACAGCGGTCTCTGTCTCTCCTCCGGCTCCGCGGGCACCGCCTGGGCCGGCTCTGGCAGCGGAGGAAGGTCCGACCCCGAGGCAATAACCTCAGTGTAGGTACCGCggggcccccgagcccccccgccAGAGCCCCCCACCCCtcggacccccccccccggccctcACAGCCTCCCTCGGACTCCCCGGAACccccacagccactcccagagccccccacacCACAGAcctccctgaacccccccaCTTCCCTCCAGAGCCCCTCTTCCTGGCACCCCGCTCAAAGCCCCCCACCCAACTGACCCCCCTGGACCCCCACGGCCCCCCCGACTGtccccagtccctgtccctgtgtcccccccacaccttgtcccctctgtgtctcacCCCCTGCATCACCTCCGGACACCTGGACCCTGGTCAGCGAGGAGCAGcgcccctgtccccctgtcgccctgtccccctgtcccactgtccccctgtgccccccgatCCCGCTCAGGGGTCctcggcagcagcagctcaatgCTTAGAGCAGCGGGAGGGGGGACGTGTCCCAGGGGGCCACCCCAGCCAGGTCCGTGGGGACACGGTGACAGTGGGGACACGGTGACAAGGGGGACACGGTGGCAATAGGGACACGGTGGCAATAGGGACACGGTGACAACGGGGAACACAgcgtccctcccagcccagcggtggcacacGGAGTCGGCACCcacccggggcggggggcgtgGGGACGGATCCGGTGGCCGTGGGGACAGCTCTGGAGGGGACAGCGGTCAGACCCCGTGTCCggaacagggatggggaaaggAATGGGAggacggagggagggagggagggagggagggatggatggatggatggatggatggatggatggatggatggatggatggatggatggatggacggacggacggacgggaGGGAGGGATCTGGAGCGGCTGAAGCTCCCGGGGGCTCAGGGCACACCAGTGACCCCGCCCTGGAGCTCACCGGCCCCGCCTCCCTCAGGTAACCGCCCCTGGACCCCCACTCAGAGCCCCCCGGCCAAAACTCTCCCTCCAGATCCCCCCCTCTGgagccccccagtccccccgcCCAGGtgacccccgagccccccggctCAGATGTCCCTCCCGGAGCCCCCGACCCCCGCCCCGGTGACGCCCCCGGCCCGTGTCCCGCAGACCATCGCGGACTCGAGCCCCATGAAGCGCTCGGCGTCGCTGCTGGGCCACTCCCGCGCCCGTGGCGTCCGCCTGGACGATTTCTCGCTGGAGCGGGTCCCCCCCGCCGAGGACGGCCAGCGCCACCACCCCCGCCGCGGCCACCGCGGCCACCGCGCCTCCGAGCGCTCCCTCAGCCGCTACACCGACGGCGACACAGGTGCGACCCTCCGGCCCCCGCGTGTGGATCTCGGCGTGTCCCCACCCcgtcctgggtgtccccaaggcctGATGGCGGGGCGACTTTGTCTCCTGGCCGAGTTGTGCCCCGAGGCCACCGGCTCTTCTCCGGCCACTGATGTCCTCTGGGTCACCCCTTCTCTCCTGTCTCCCATATTCGCGGGACAACCCATGTCCCCCGGGTCCCCCCACCTCCTAACGGGGTCCCCACCTCCTGCCCCCCACCCCGGGGTCACCCCCTGTCCTGCTCCCCACACCCCCCGGGTCCCTCAATGTCtcccgggccgccccccgcgccccgtcctgaccccgccgtgtcccccccagggctgggcacggACCTGAGTGTCACCACGCAGTCTGGGGACGGCCCCCCCAAGGAGCGGGACCCCGAGCGGGGGCGGCCCAAGGACCGCCGGCACcggcaccaccaccaccaccaccaccaccaccaccacgggGGGGGCGCCGGGGGGGACCGCGACCGCTGCGTGCCCCCCCCCGAGCGCCACGACTACgggcggccccgctcccgggaCCGCCGCTGGTCCCGCTCCCCCAGCGAGGGCCGGGAACACGCGGCCCCCCGCCAGGTGGGTGCCCCCCTCCGCTCGCCCCCCCTCCGCCTCTAGGACCCTCCCCGCCGTGGGGGGGACAAGGGCTGCACCCCCGGTGTCTTCAACcaaagaccccccccccccccgtcccccggGGCGCCCCCGCCCTTGGGTGCTGCTCAGGCTGgggggggctgcgggacccCCCCACTCCGAGGGTCTGCCTGGGTGAGGGGGGagtcccagcgccccccgccccgcccgttCTGCCTGCCCCAGTTCAGTACTGGTGGCATCCCAGTTACACCAGCAGAGCCCCCTCAGCGCTCCACCTGGGGGGTCCAGTGCCCACCTTGGGGGTCCAGCCCCGACTATGGggatccagcccccccccccactttgGGGGTCCAGCCCTCACTTTGGGGATccagcccccctccccccccaggagGGGCAGCACCCagtgggagggagatggggggGAGAACCCCCCGCAGGGACCTGGGGGtggcggggggggcggcggcgacGCTTCGACCCCTCCGGAtgcgccccctcccctccctgctctcGGCCCCTCCCCCGCGCCCCCTGCCCGCACAGAGCCCCCTCGCttggcccccccggcccccccggctGCTTGGGGGGGCCCTGCCTTGATTCACCTCTCTGTTTCCCCATCGCTGTGCTTTGGCTGCGCTGTCACGGCGAGGGGTGGCCCAGGTAAGCGGCTCGGGGCCCCCCAACATCTGCTCCGGCCCCCCCAGGCTCCGGCCACCCTGGAAAGTTTGGAATGaagctgccccccccccccacccccggacattcccccccgcccccaaacCCGGCTGCGACCCCAGGAGGAGCCGCTTTGCCACCCTGGGATGGTTTAGGGGACCCCTACATCTTCCCCTTTATCTCCCAAGggaacctcccccccccccccccggagaAGGACCCCGGAACACCCCCAGACCAAAATTGGGGTGCAGGGACCCTCCTAGGCTTGCATTGTGGTGTAGGGACCCCCCACCCCTGTTTTGGGGCGCCCCCTGAATCGGGGGTCTCAACCCCTCCAATTGGATTTGGGGGGCGCTCCCATagtcccggggggggggcacAGAGCCTGTGCTGAGATTTGGGGGTGCACAGGCCCCCTCTGGCCCTGACAATAGTGGGGTACACAGCTCCCCCCGCACCCTGAgatgggtctggggtcctcagcaccTCCATTCAGAGAGCacggaccccccccccagaggTCTGAACTGGGGGGCAGCCTGGCATCGGGGGGTCCCGTGCAGGGGGGTCCCCACCGGGAGCACGCGGATCCCTCCAAACGCGAGTCCCCGCACGGAACAATCGGGGTTcatccccagcccccctcccctccagaTGGAAAGGGGGATAAcgatccccaggacccccagattTGGGGTACAGGGTTCCCCCCCGGGCTGACTCTTCCAAACTTCTCCAGCCCCCGcttcccccatcccccccccggCCGCCCCACCCGACCCCTCGACCTCGAGCTTTGCCTTGCGAGTGCTTTGGGGGGACCCGGCGCCCCCGCTTCCCCCcacgccgccgcctcccgcctcCTCCCGCCCGCGACCCCCGTGTCACTTCTGTcccttctgctctcccgttTGTCCCCTCCCGTGGCTGCATGGCCCGTGGCTGCGTCCCCCCCCCCGTGGCTGCGACACCCCCGGgtccccatttcccattccccGCCCCCCATGTCCGTGTCCGCGTCCCCCACGCCCCCTCCCACGCCTTCCCGGTGTCCGGGTGTCCCCGCACCGTCGCTCCCCTGTCCTcccccgcgcccccgccgcgtccccccgtgtccctccccccctcccgcgTCCCTCCTCCGCCGCCCGTGCCCCCCCCGCCGCCACCCCGTGTCGCTGTCgctgcagggcagcagctcggtcagcggcagcccggtgctctcCACGTCCGGGACCAGCAccccccgccgcgcccgccgccagCTCCCGCCGACCCCCGCCACGCCGCGGCCCCACGTCTCGTactcgcccgccgcccgccggcccccgcccgccgcgccgccccccgcccgcggcccccgccgcccgccgccgcccgccgacccccgccccgccgcccgccccgccgcccgctgGCCCGAGCCCCCCCGCGGGCCCCCCCGCgacgcggagccgccgccgctcgACGGACGcgccccccgcggcccccgcgGCACCGGCAcccccggcggggcgggcccgtcgcccccccggcccgcccggcGGCTGCCGAACGGGTACTACCCGGGCCACGGCGCCGGGAAGGGGCGGCCCGGCCTCCGCGACCCCTACAGCGAGACGGACGATGACTGCTGCTAGCGGCGCCTCCCACGACGTGTCGCGACAGGGCGCGCACGTACCCGACATATCGCGACAGGGCGCACACGCACCGCGACGTGTCGCGGCCAGGGGGGTGGACGTCGCCACCCACACCGCACCCCCCCCCGCTCGCTCCCGGGGCTATGGATGAGTTTTATCATCTggaggagccgccgccgccgcgggggggcggccccggggacccccgaacctccccgggacccccgaacCTCCCCACGCCCGGGGGGAGCCCCCGGCCGGGAGGAGCCGCCGGGCCGGGAGCGGAGCCCGggaggctccaggacgggccccGGGCACCGAGCACCGCCACCGGGAACGGCGGGAacgggcaccggcaccgggaacGGGCACCGGCCCCCTCCCGCCCGAGGCACGGAGGCGGCGGAACCGGGGCCGCCGCCATTGCATGAACCGAGTTACCGAAACCAGAAATAAAAGATCAAAGACAAAAAacggaaaaaaaacaaaaaaaaaaccaaaaaaaaaccaacaaaaaaaaagaacccaaacccGAGAAGTCCCAAACCagaaccattaaaaaaaaaggaattttggaTCGAGCCCGTCTTGCTCCTTCCCGGCATCGgggtggggggcacgggggtggGGGACGCGCCGCGAGGAGGGGGGGGGCACCGCACCCACGCGGGCTCGAAGATCCCCCGTGACACCCCGGTAACCGCGTGGGCAGCGCGTGGAGCTTCCCGGAACCGGGGGGGTTTCCCGGGTGGTGCCCCCACCCCCGCGGCAGGTGCCGGATattcccctcccttcccgccCCCGGTCCTGGTCGGGGGGGAACTGAAGCAGGAAGAGGCGGGGGGGGGCTCCAGCGGTCCGAATTCTCCCCCCCCGGTTTGGACCGAGCCCCCCGACCATTAGAGGATCCAccgaacccccccaaacccctggtCCCCCCCCAAATTGAGGAGGGGTCACAGCGATACGGCGACTCCCCCGAGGCAGCGGCTGCACAAACCCCACTTTTATTTGAttaacaaaataataattaagcACAATTAAGGGGGTCgggccagcctggagcccccCAAGCGCGGTGGTCACCGGGAGGGAGAGAGTGCCCCACCGGGAGCCCCGAGAGTCCGCGTGTGCCCGTTCAGTTCCATCGGGGGGGGGCCCGCAGCAGTTTGGGGAGTCCCCGTTCCAGTTCCGTGTGTCCCGGGGGGTTCCAGAACTGGTTCCGCGTGTCCGAGGGGGGTCCCCGTTAAGTTCCGTGCGTCCGGGGGGGGGTCTCCCGAGGGCTCAGCACGCCCCGACGGCGCGGACCAGGAAGCCGAAGGCGGCTGCGGGCGGCCCCGAGCAGCGCCCCGGCGGccccgggggcagcggcggcgcctCCGCCTCCAGCCGCGCCCGTTTGCTCGGTaccggcccccgccccggccccgcggaaCCGCTGCTGCGCCGCTTCTGCCCGGCCCGGGGGGCTCCGGCGGaccggggaggggcgggggcagCGGTCGGGGGGTCGCCGTCCCGGTTCGCGGGGTCCGCGGTCCGTGTGGCCGGGCTGTCCCCGGGTGGGGCGCTCGGGGGGTCCTCTGTCGGTCGGCTGGGGGGGCATCCCCGGTCCAAATCACTGCGGGGGGCTCCGGTCGGTAGGTTCGGGGGTTCCCCGTTCCAGTCCCTCAGGGGATTCCCCCATTTCTGGTCGGTCCGAGGTTCGGTTCGGGGGGTCGGTCGGTTCGGGAGGTCCGCGCTCGGTCGGTTCGGGCACCAGGCGTTGCGGGGGTCTCCGGTCGGATTCTTTGAGATGTCCCCCCGTTTCTGGTCGGTCCCGGGGTCCCCGGTCTGTCGGTTCGGGTGGTCTCCGCTCGGTCGGTTCGGGCACCAGGCGTTGCGGGGGTCCCCGGTCGGGTCCCGCGGGAGGTCCCCCCGGTCGGAGGTCGCTCTGCACGCCGCGTCCCCGGGCAGCGCCGGTCCCGGGAGGGTctcggcggcggcgcgggcgctCAGGTAGCGGTGGCGGGCGGCGCGGACGAGCAGCGAGAGCTGCAGGCTCCGGTGCAGGCGGAGGCCGCCCCGCCGCACCCGGCACCGGTACAGCTTCCACACCGACACCGTCAGCAGCCGCTGCGCCTCCTCCATGGCGGCCCCGCGCCGAGTGCGCCGGGACGGCCCCGCCGCGCTTCTTGTaccgccccggcccccccgttcccccccccccgccaccgcatccggccccgcggccgctcccggaccgccccggcccccccgTTCCCCCCCCGCCACCGCATccggccccggggcggctcCGCGCGTCTCGGTGGCGCCGGGAACGGAAATGGGTCGGGGGGGCCGTGCCCAAAGGGGGGGGGATCTGGAATTCCCTGTGGAATGTGGGGGGGGTCTGTACACCCCCATGGATTGGGGCTCCCTATGCCCCTTCCccgattgggggggggggaatctctctgcccccctcccctccgAGTGGGGTCCCTGTGGCCTCCCCATGGTTTGAGGGGGTCCGTGCGCTCCCGGCatgtgctggggaggggtcctgtGCCCCCCCTGAGTGAGGGGGttcccgtgtctcccccccaacccctcccgaGGCGGGGGAGTCCCTCGTGGACTGGGGATATCCCGGTCCCTCCCCCACGGCTTGAGGGGTTCCTGTGCCCCCCTCCCCTCATGTGCTGGGGGAATGTCCCAGTGCCCACCATGAATTGAGGAgttcccctgcccccctccaTGGGCCTGGGGGCGTCCCtgtgcttccccccccccccccccccgtgtcccccctcaGGTCACCCGGGGACCGCCGGCCCTGCCCCCGCGCGCCGCTTCCATGCCCATATAAGGGAACGGTGACGCAGCgggaagggggcggggccgcgcgcgCCGGTGGGAGGAGCCGCCCCCCGCATGCCCATATAAGGgcagggaggggcggggccagccctgcacgacccccaccccccccccgtCATTTCCCACTCCCCGCcgggggcgtttttggggtcccaggccGCGGCTGTTACAAACtctgtgtttattttcactATTCACACGCTCCCTCGCGCCCAACAGCAGTTCATGTGCAACCTCCAGCgtcggggggctcggggggggggggtcccggggggtcctgGTGGGTCTAGGGGGGCTCCAGAAGGGCCCCTGGGGGTGTccgggaggaggagggggggtggTCTTGGCACTTCATTACACAGGACAgacactgggggggtccccggggggcgGGGGAAGCGCAAGCACGGGGGGGGGTCCATGCTGCcgagccgccgccgcgccccccCCCTTCTGTACAGCGAAAGGGGCGAACAAAGAGCGGGaccccgattttggggggggggtgggatcggaaggggggacagcagggacactctcccccctcctcccccaccccccccggcGGGCTGAGACCGGCAGAACTCGTTGGAAAaagaggaaactgaggcacggagagaggggaggagaagggggaacCCAggcgggggggttgggggaggtCCCTGTGCCCCGGGGGGGGCCaagggggggccgggggggcagTGGAGACGCGGAGGGAGCCCGGGGGAGGGGCGGGTAAGGCACTTGACCGAACGTCAGGAGACCTgggggggcagtggggacacctggggaccctcccagacccccccagccggaatggggtgggaaggtTGTCACCAaactgtgcctcagtttcccttgtGGAGTGAAGCCGGAGCGaagccctggggaggggggggcccGCGTCCCCCATCCCCGCCCAGAGGTGTCACCCCcaccctgggtgtccctgtcccgccCCGGGTCACACACGGGTGTTCCCCCTCCCCCGAGTAAAGACTCCAGTGTAGGGGGGAGCCAATAAGGGGGGAACCCCCCCAATTTGGCAGTCCTGGCTCCTTTGGGGGGGGGACACAGACAAGTGACACTCCCCTTTGTGCAGGGGGGGACACGCACACCTGGGGACGCACACGGACAAGTGACCTGGCGGGGGGGCTGCAGGTCACCTGGGGACACTctggccccgggggggggggacacagggggacacaTGCTGGGGGGGCCAGCGGGGCTGCCCAGAGCGATGGGGGGAGGACACgggacaggggggacatggggggggggCTGTAGGGGCTGCCCAGAGCGatgggggtccccggggtggggggaacacgggggggggacacgggggggacacacaTGCAGAGACAGAGTGGCCCTGGAGGGGAACGGGGGCGCAcggaggggccctggggagacCCCAAGCTGAAACCCCCCCgaatgctgggggggggggcagccGCGCTTGTGCCGAGACGCTGCCgccctcccccaaaccccaaatgctGCGGGGGGGGGACAGGACCCACCGGGGCCCCGCTGTGGGGTCCCTGCCCCTGAGGGGTccgtttgggggggtccctgccccATGGGGGGGTCCCTAAACCACATGGGTCCCTTGCTGGTGGGACCCTGCCCCttctggggggtccccaggtggGGGGGCTCCCTTCATCCTCATGGGGTCCTCGCTGGAGGGACCCTCCCCATGGGGGGGTTCCCTGcccctgggggggtccctaCACCCTCAATGGTGGCTCTGGGGGGGTTCCCTACTCCTGGGGGCGGGGGCTgcacctggggggggtcccccaGTTTAGGGCCGagtccccaccccctccccagcgcagcctcccctccccgccgggggggtccccggggtggGCTCGGGGGTCactgcagcccctcccctgggGGCCCCCCCTCGGGCTCGGGGCCCCCCGCCTCAAAGGGCGGCTCGGGGCCCATGATGTCGGGCTCCAGCTTGCCGGTGTCGTTGATGAAGGAGGTGTAGGAGTCGCCCTCGGCCATGAGCAGCTTCAGCTTGGGGATCCAGCTCTTGCGCACCACGCGCCGCGCGTTGGTGCACATGTCGGCCGCGATGGCGTTCATCTCGCTCTCCTTGAAGTTGGGTGCGAAGTTCTGGCAGTAAACTGGCGGGGGGGACACGTGGGGACAGGGTCGTGGGGTGGCCCGGGGCACCCCGAGTGTGGCAGCGCCCACCAAGGGGGGCACGGGGAGAAGTTTGGGTGGGAaatgtggggtgggggggttggTGGTGTTGGTACCTCGCTGGGGTCACCTCCTGTGCCCTTctgtgtcccccccatcccctccctgaGGTCACTCCTGTCCCACCTTGTCCCCTCTCTGGGGTCCCCCTTTtgccccccatttcccctcttccTTGCTCCCCCCAGTGTGTCCCCCAACGTCGAGCCCCTTGTTCCCAGTCAGAGCCCCCCTTCCtcggcccccccagcccccaagggtccccccatgccccccactCACACTTGACCGCGTGCAGCACCCGGCTGTCCAGCGGCTTCCGGCTGGGATCGTTGGTGGATGAGCGGATGCCGGTCCCGCAGCTGTTGGCCAGCGTGTTCCTGGAAGGGAACAAAACCCAGGCTgaatcccccccacccccccaaaacccttccaGACCCCAATTCGGGGCAGGGGGGACCCCCAGGGCCGCTCACCGGTCAAAGAAGGAGGCGAGGAGGCGGCGCAGCAGCACCTTGTGCCGCGTGCCCGCGCTGACGTGGCAGTTCATCAGCTGCGCCCGCGTGATGTACACGTTggtgcctggggagggggcgcAGGGGGGGTCAGCGGGGCCCCAGAACACCGTGGGGCCCTCCCCCCTGCCCGCCCCAGTACCGGTGACGAGCTCCAGCTTCTCGGCAGGGTCGCCCTCGTCGTAGAGCTTGGGGTGGCAGCGGTTGCCAATCTGGGTGACGAGCTCGGCCGGCAGCGACGCCAGGTCCTGGCGCAGGCGGGCGCGGGCccggggctcgggggggggcTGCTCGGGCAGGGCCTCCACCTTCTCTGCAgctgggggggcacggggggtcacaggggggcCATGGACCCGGGGGATGGGCCCCGGTCCTGCCACACGTGTGTGTGGAGGGGCTGCTTGTGGAGGGTCACCTCCTTTGGGGGGTCAGTGGAGCCACCCCTGGGGGGTCACGGGGGACAAGAAAGGTCTGAGTGGGACACAGAGACTGCGATGGTGCGGGGGTCCCACCCTGAACCTTGGAGGGTCTCTGGATGTGCCCTCGGGGGTGACTGGGGGTAGATGGAGCCCCAACGGGCCTTGCCCACCTTTTGGCCACTCCCCAAATGGGGCGGGGTCTCACGTGACCAGACCCCTGCACGTGTCCCCATCTGTCCCCCAAACTCACATCCACCCCCCAAAAGCGGGCAGGGCCTCCTCACCTGCGGGCCCCACGTTCATCATGCTGTACATGGTGTACATGTTGCAGATCTGCCGGTACTGCTCGTCCGAGCCTTCCTCGCCCgcatcctcctcctcgtcctcctcgttgTGGAACGAGCCAGGGCTGTCGCTCGTGTAGGCGCTGGACGTGCCCCCGGGGCTGGTTTGGTCAGCGGCCGCGCCGGGCGCCGGGGCGGGtgcgggggccggggcggcAGCGGTGCCGggcggctgcggcgggcgcggcgccgTCTCGGAGAATTTGGCCATTTTGCGGCTGCCGTTGCCACCGGCATCCTTGGGGGCCCCGTCCCAGAGGCGCTTGACCACAAAGGTGCACTGGACGCCATCGGGCTCACCCTGCTCCGTCTTGACCCGCGACACCAACGGCAGCGCGGCCGCCCAGCCCTGCGCTGCCGAGGTCTGGGCCACCGGGCTCTGCGGCTCCGAGCCCG
This genomic interval from Aphelocoma coerulescens isolate FSJ_1873_10779 chromosome 30, UR_Acoe_1.0, whole genome shotgun sequence contains the following:
- the IER2 gene encoding immediate early response gene 2 protein gives rise to the protein MEEAQRLLTVSVWKLYRCRVRRGGLRLHRSLQLSLLVRAARHRYLSARAAAETLPGPALPGDAACRATSDRGDLPRDPTGDPRNAWCPNRPSGDHPNRQTGDPGTDQKRGDISKNPTGDPRNAWCPNRPSADLPNRPTPRTEPRTDQKWGNPLRDWNGEPPNLPTGAPRSDLDRGCPPSRPTEDPPSAPPGDSPATRTADPANRDGDPPTAAPAPPRSAGAPRAGQKRRSSGSAGPGRGPVPSKRARLEAEAPPLPPGPPGRCSGPPAAAFGFLVRAVGAC
- the NACC1 gene encoding nucleus accumbens-associated protein 1, whose protein sequence is MAQTLQMEIPNFGNSILECLNEQRLQGLFCDVSVVVKGHAFKAHRAVLAASSSYFRDLFHSSKSAVVELPAAVQPQSFQQILSFCYTGRLSMNVGDQFLLMYTAGFLQIQEIMEKGTEFFLKVSSPSCDSQGLHGDDTPGSEPQSPVAQTSAAQGWAAALPLVSRVKTEQGEPDGVQCTFVVKRLWDGAPKDAGGNGSRKMAKFSETAPRPPQPPGTAAAPAPAPAPAPGAAADQTSPGGTSSAYTSDSPGSFHNEEDEEEDAGEEGSDEQYRQICNMYTMYSMMNVGPAAAEKVEALPEQPPPEPRARARLRQDLASLPAELVTQIGNRCHPKLYDEGDPAEKLELVTGTNVYITRAQLMNCHVSAGTRHKVLLRRLLASFFDRNTLANSCGTGIRSSTNDPSRKPLDSRVLHAVKFYCQNFAPNFKESEMNAIAADMCTNARRVVRKSWIPKLKLLMAEGDSYTSFINDTGKLEPDIMGPEPPFEAGGPEPEGGPPGEGLQ